The Intrasporangium calvum DSM 43043 sequence CGACGGGCCGGCGCGCCGCGACCGCGGCCCGCACGTCGGTGCTCTTCCCGGTCCACTGGGCGACGTTCAACCTCGCGATGCACTGGTGGGCCGAGCCGATGCGCCGGGTTCGCCGCGCCGCTGCGGCGGCCGAAGTCCCCGTGGTCTCTCCGCGGCTCGGCGACCGCGTCGACCTGACCCAGGCGGAGCCCGACGTGGTCGCCGCCACGTACGCCGACCCGTGGTGGGACGAGTGCTCCGCACCCGAGGACCGTGACTGAGCGGCCCTCGGGGGCACGGTTCGGGGAAGGCGGGTTACCGTGGCCCGTGACCATGCTCAGGACTGCGGCCGCCAGGTCCGGCAGACGGTTCCCGATCCTGCGTCGGCTCGGGGCCCCGACGACGGCCCTGCGTGACCGGGTGCGGTCGTCGGCGCACTACCGGGACGGCCAGTTCCGGTCGCACGAGCCCACCCACTGGGTCCCGGCACCCGAGGGTGAGGGGCTGGGCCACCCGGCGGTCGCCGCGTATCGCGCGCGCGGCCGCGGCCGCCCGCAGGGCACCATCCCGGTCGAGCGGCCGGAGTGGCCGGACGCGGCCGCCGACCTCGCCGTCACCTGGCTCGGCCACGCGTCGAGCCTGGTCGAGCTCGACGGACACCGCCTCCTCCTGGATCCCGTGTTCGGTGACCGGGTGTCGCCCTCCGGCCTGGTCGGACCGCGTCGGCTCCATCCCGTCCCGTGCACCGTGGCCGAGCTACCACCGCTGGACGCGGTGCTCATCAGCCACGACCACTACGACCACCTCGACGAGCCCACCATCGCCGAGCTGGAGCGCACCCATCGCCCGCGCTACGTCGTTCCCCTGGGCGTCGATCTCCACCTGGAGACCTGGGGCGTTCCTGCGGAGCGGATCACGGCCCTCGACTGGCGCGAGGCGACGACGGTCGGCGGCCTCGTCGTGACGTGCACGGAGGCGAGGCACTTCTCGGGCCGCGGCCTCGTCCGCAACCAGACCCTCTGGGCCGGGTGGGCCCTGCGCGGTCCCCGGCACGCCGTCTACTTCGCCGGGGACTCCGGCCCGACCCACCGTTTCGAGGACATCGGGCGCGACCTCGGCCCCTTCGACCTGACCGTGATCCCCGTCGGGGCCTACAGCGAGCACTGGCCGGACATCCACCTCGACCCCGCCCAGGCGGTCCGCGCCCACCTCGACGTCAACCGCGGGGACGCCACGGGCTCGGCCCTGCTGCCGGTCCACTGGGCGACGTTCAACCTCGCCATGCACTGGTGGTCCGAGCCGATCAGATGGGCCCGCCGCTGCGCCGACGAACATGCCGTCTCCCTGCTGACACCGCGGCCGGGCGGCCGCATCTCCCTCGATGAGGGCGTCGGGGTCGCGGGGGTGGCTGAGGCGTGGTGGGAGCCGTGCGCGGCCCCCGAGGACCACGACTGAACCCAGGGCCGTATGCC is a genomic window containing:
- a CDS encoding MBL fold metallo-hydrolase — protein: MLRTAAARSGRRFPILRRLGAPTTALRDRVRSSAHYRDGQFRSHEPTHWVPAPEGEGLGHPAVAAYRARGRGRPQGTIPVERPEWPDAAADLAVTWLGHASSLVELDGHRLLLDPVFGDRVSPSGLVGPRRLHPVPCTVAELPPLDAVLISHDHYDHLDEPTIAELERTHRPRYVVPLGVDLHLETWGVPAERITALDWREATTVGGLVVTCTEARHFSGRGLVRNQTLWAGWALRGPRHAVYFAGDSGPTHRFEDIGRDLGPFDLTVIPVGAYSEHWPDIHLDPAQAVRAHLDVNRGDATGSALLPVHWATFNLAMHWWSEPIRWARRCADEHAVSLLTPRPGGRISLDEGVGVAGVAEAWWEPCAAPEDHD